The following nucleotide sequence is from Deinococcus apachensis DSM 19763.
CAGGAGTCAACACTCAGCCGACTGTCGTCCTGCTGGGCGGGTTCGAGGGGGCTGCCACCTGGGACCAGGTGGAACCTGAGGTTGCCAAATTCGCCCACGTCTGCGTGTACGACTCCGCGGGAGTTCCCGGAGGGATGAGCGACCTTCCCAAACCCAACAACCCCAGTGATGGCCTGGAGCGAACCCAGGAACTGTACCGGCTGCTCAACGCGGCCAAGGTAAAGGGTCCGTACGTGTTCGTGGCCCTGGGACCCAGTGCGCACATCGCCCGACTGTTCACCAAACTCCACCCCAATGACGTGAAGGGGGTGGTGTTCTCCCACGGGCACACCACGACAGTGTTCAAAGCGATGACCGCGTTCTTCCACGCCAACCCTGACATCCCGGCTGGGGAACAGCGGCCCATCCTCGAAGGCATGCGGGCACAGATGCAGCGGCGGGCGGCGGGGCTCAACGACCCGGACGCCGTGTGGGACATCGTGAAGACCGTCCAGCAGGTGAACCAGGCGGGGACGCTGGGCAACCGGCCGGTTGTGGTGCTGATCCCACGCTTGGACCCCGTGACGGCCCAGGGTGGCACCGGTGCCCTGCAGGCGTACGGCCAGCGGGCGTGGAAGGTGTACGGGTC
It contains:
- a CDS encoding alpha/beta fold hydrolase; the protein is MRIPHHVRPLAILLLTACLPAAAQDVNGRYGVGGYELYLRCSGVNTQPTVVLLGGFEGAATWDQVEPEVAKFAHVCVYDSAGVPGGMSDLPKPNNPSDGLERTQELYRLLNAAKVKGPYVFVALGPSAHIARLFTKLHPNDVKGVVFSHGHTTTVFKAMTAFFHANPDIPAGEQRPILEGMRAQMQRRAAGLNDPDAVWDIVKTVQQVNQAGTLGNRPVVVLIPRLDPVTAQGGTGALQAYGQRAWKVYGSDQATLAKLSTNSLMVDAPNSWYHIEQDAPELVIDAVRKVLAAAQSGSKLK